One window from the genome of Microcebus murinus isolate Inina chromosome X, M.murinus_Inina_mat1.0, whole genome shotgun sequence encodes:
- the CITED1 gene encoding cbp/p300-interacting transactivator 1 isoform X2 yields MFRFLLLSDKIAIEMEPSGHQRQLAASSPANLSSFCQGSEMPTMSRPALDVKGGTSPAKEDANQEMSSLAYSNLGVKDRKAVAVLHYPAVASVASNGTKASGAPTSPLGSPAAIGSPTSSTPTKTPPFNLHPAPHLLASMQLQKLNSQYHGMAAAAAAAAATPGQPGEAGPLPNWGFGAQAGGAGSLSPPTGAQSPTIIDSDPVDEEVLMSLVVELGLDRADELPELWLGQNEFDFTADFPSGC; encoded by the exons GACATCAGCGCCAGCTGGCAGCATCATCTCCCGCCAATTTATCCAGCTTCTGCCAAGGTTCTGAAATGCCAACAATGTCAAGGCCTGCACTCGATGTCAAGGGTGGCACCTCACCTGCGAAGGAG gATGCCAACCAAGAGATGAGCTCCCTGGCGTACTCTAACCTGGGGGTGAAAGATCGCAAAGCAGTGGCCGTTCTGCACTACCCCGCAGTGGCCTCCGTGGCCTCGAATGGAACCAAGGCCAGTGGGGCTCCCACTAGTCCCTTGGGATCTCCAGCTGCGATAGGCTCTCCTACCTCCAGCACTCCCACTAAAACCCCACCCTTCAACCTgcaccctgcccctcacctgtTGGCCAGCATGCAGCTGCAGAAACTTAATAGCCAGTATCATGGGATGGCCGCCgcggctgccgccgccgccgccactcCGGGCCAACCTGGGGAGGCAGGGCCCCTTCCAAACTGGGGCTTCGGGGCTCAGGCAGGAGGGGCGGGGTCACTCTCTCCTCCTACCGGTGCCCAGAGTCCTACCATCATCGATTCGGACCCGGTGGATGAGGAGGTGCTGATGTCGCtggtggtggagctgggactgGACCGAGCCGATGAGCTTCCGGAGCTGTGGCTGGGGCAGAATGAGTTTGACTTCACTGCGGACTTTCCATCTGGCTGCTGA